A stretch of the Lolium perenne isolate Kyuss_39 chromosome 3, Kyuss_2.0, whole genome shotgun sequence genome encodes the following:
- the LOC127340133 gene encoding putative F-box/LRR-repeat protein At4g15060, producing the protein MDSKTVIHGAGPSPGVTLDEDRISTLPDHLLQHILSFMRTHDAVRTSVLSPRWRHVWTGIPTFAFSLSGDTARLADSVDKVLALSRTYRVDVLDISIRHPLHMARANVWLRQAVERVHGNISISFFPSAPAADPIVLDLPCGGRTRALSIVFSDNCIGTLRVPPASSAVASSLTELKLKFLWLDGSRFSDCVSSCCPHLRKLILHTVGDVDPLRLCNDALEDVDLDSAPEGCLQQLQVSSRNLRRLRINILFSPATRFSEVHDGSKVASFRTPRLEDLVWNTSASMHPSRVEFADSLATVRRLDVMLFTHAWVDDADFYHNKLTVWLLQHCSGVRRLEVSLWNSAPDPMEVLGVLDEASLTQYEDLMVDVPQLSSVTNLSVITLLDHHEYGASITTLLSRCNYIETLFIDVKRKRFELNYYACVDATMCWCNCPENWRMQKLRLDFLWKIDFLGFARSTGWMADLAGLLRFSRPRVLMRVISCY; encoded by the exons ATGGACTCAAAAACAGTAATCCACGGTGCCGGTCCCAGTCCCGGCGTTACGCTCGACGAGGATAGGATCAGCACCCTTCCCGACCACCTGCTCCAGCACATCTTGAGCTTCATGCGGACCCACGATGCCGTCCGCACGAGCGTGCTCTCGCCGCGGTGGCGGCATGTCTGGACCGGGATCCCGACCTTCGCCTTCTCGCTCTCGGGCGACACTGCAAGGTTAGCCGACTCGGTGGACAAGGTGCTCGCCCTTAGTCGCACCTACCGCGTCGATGTACTCGACATATCCATCAGGCATCCTCTGCACATGGCCCGTGCAAACGTGTGGCTTCGGCAGGCCGTGGAACGTGTCCATGGAAACATCAGCATCAGCTTCTTCCCTTCGGCGCCGGCTGCTGACCCGATCGTGCTGGACTTGCCATGCGGCGGAAGGACTAGGGCTTTGTCGATCGTCTTCTCCGATAACTGTATCGGAACCCTTAGAGTGCCGCCGGCATCCTCTGCAGTGGCCAGCTCGTTGACGGAGTTGAAGCTGAAGTTCCTGTGGCTCGACGGCAGCAGATTCTCGGATTGTGTGTCATCCTGCTGCCCTCACCTAAGAAAGCTCATCCTACATACCGTTGGTGATGTGGATCCCCTGAGACTATGTAACGACGCCCTAGAAGATGTTGATCTTGACTCCGCCCCAGAGGGCTGCCTCCAACAGCTGCAGGTGTCGTCTCGCAACCTTCGCCGCCTACGAATCAATATCCTCTTCTCGCCAGCGACTAGATTCAGTGAAGTGCACGATGGCAGCAAGGTTGCCAGTTTCCGCACTCCACGACTAGAGGATCTCGTCTGGAATACCAGCGCATCTATGCACCCGAGCAGGGTTGAGTTCGCGGACAGCTTGGCCACGGTTCGCCGCCTTGACGTCATGCTATTTACCCACGCCTGGGTGGACGACGCCGACTTCTACCACAACAAACTCACCGTATGGCTTCTTCAACACTGTAGTGGCGTCCGCCGCCTTGAAGTCTCCCTCTGGAATTCTGCCCCCGAC CCCATGGAGGTTCTTGGTGTACTCGACGAGGCGTCGTTGACACAGTACGAGGATCTGATGGTAGATGTACCCCAGCTTAGCAGTGTCACCAACCTAAGTGTGATCACCCTATTGGATCATCACGAGTACGGAGCCAGTATAACAACGCTACTCTCTAGATGCAATTACATAGAGACACTATTCATCGATGTCAAAAGAAAG AGGTTCGAGCTTAATTACTACGCTTGCGTAGATGCAACAATGTGCTGGTGCAACTGTCCTGAGAACTGGAGAATGCAGAAGCTGCGCCTCGACTTTCTTTGGAAAATCGATTTCCTTGGCTTCGCTAGGAGCACTGGGTGGATGGCCGACCTCGCCGGACTGCTGCGTTTTTCAAGACCAAGGGTGCTAATGAGGGTCATATCCTGTTATTGA